A region of Staphylococcus sp. IVB6181 DNA encodes the following proteins:
- a CDS encoding RicAFT regulatory complex protein RicA family protein, which produces MYDKTAIIEEAKKLSAQIKALDTVKDYQRVETQIHRNHHIDDWMADLKQRQKQSVNLQNYGKIEAYKRSEAEIAELEKKINALPIVTEFRESQADANDLLQMMINTMADRLNAAHHKQ; this is translated from the coding sequence ATGTATGATAAAACGGCTATCATCGAAGAAGCTAAAAAACTGAGTGCGCAAATCAAAGCTTTGGATACTGTTAAAGATTACCAGCGTGTTGAAACACAAATTCATCGCAACCATCATATTGATGATTGGATGGCAGATTTAAAACAAAGACAAAAGCAATCTGTGAATTTGCAGAACTATGGCAAGATAGAAGCATATAAGCGAAGTGAAGCAGAGATAGCAGAGCTTGAAAAGAAAATCAATGCGTTGCCTATCGTCACAGAATTTCGCGAATCGCAAGCTGATGCGAATGATTTGCTGCAAATGATGATTAACACAATGGCTGATCGTTTGAACGCAGCGCACCACAAGCAGTAA
- the mutL gene encoding DNA mismatch repair endonuclease MutL encodes MGKIKELQTSLANKIAAGEVVERPGSVVKELLENALDAKASEINIEVKQSGIESIRVVDNGTGIEEDDLHLVFHRHATSKLNEDSDLFHIRTLGFRGEALASISSVAKVTLRTCTDGQNGHEIYAEDGAIINQKPAKAKQGTDILVESLFYNTPARLKYVKSLYTELGKITDIVNRMAMSHPDVRFTLVSDGKTLIKTNGSGRTNEVMVEIYGMKVAKDLVHITGDTSDYHLEGFVAKPEHSRSNRHYISIFINGRYIKNFILNKAILEGYHTLLTIGRYPICYINIEMDPILVDVNVHPTKLEVRLSKEEQLYQLIVEKIQDAFKDKILIPHNDENKLHKKNKVLETFEQQKLDFEKRQAEQQADDNTEDSTNESQNDNAATDHNAGQNDSHVAETNDSTDYQNAQKAVLSDMDDYETNDFDTEAEDDNENEAAQIQDVRETQNAQPKHRVPYMEVVGQVHGTYIIAQNETGMFMIDQHAAQERIKYEYFRDKIGEVTNEVQNLLLPMTFHFSKDEQMIINEFKDELDKVGVHLEPFGSHDYIVNSYPVWFPKEEAQEIIQDMVEYVLEHKKVDIKKIREAAAIMMSCKKSIKANHYLRNQEMADLIDQLREMEDPFTCPHGRPIIISFSNYEMERLFKRIQ; translated from the coding sequence ATGGGCAAAATAAAAGAATTACAGACTTCCCTCGCCAATAAAATCGCGGCAGGGGAGGTAGTTGAACGTCCGGGATCAGTCGTTAAAGAATTGTTGGAAAATGCCCTTGATGCCAAAGCAAGCGAAATTAATATTGAAGTTAAACAATCCGGAATCGAATCGATTCGTGTCGTCGATAACGGTACAGGTATCGAAGAAGATGACTTGCATCTAGTCTTTCATCGCCATGCGACTAGCAAGCTGAATGAAGACAGTGATTTATTCCATATCCGTACATTAGGTTTCAGAGGAGAAGCATTAGCCAGTATATCCTCTGTCGCAAAAGTCACATTGCGTACGTGCACAGATGGTCAAAACGGCCATGAAATCTATGCGGAAGATGGTGCGATTATCAATCAAAAACCTGCAAAAGCCAAACAAGGCACCGATATCTTAGTCGAGTCGTTATTTTATAATACGCCGGCACGATTGAAATATGTTAAGAGTCTGTATACAGAACTTGGAAAAATTACAGATATTGTCAATCGTATGGCGATGAGTCATCCAGATGTCCGCTTTACATTGGTATCTGACGGCAAAACATTAATCAAAACCAATGGCTCAGGACGTACTAATGAAGTCATGGTAGAAATATACGGCATGAAAGTTGCGAAAGATTTAGTGCATATTACAGGCGATACCAGCGACTATCATCTGGAAGGGTTCGTGGCCAAGCCTGAACATTCCCGCAGCAACAGACACTATATTTCTATTTTTATCAACGGACGTTATATCAAAAATTTCATCTTGAATAAGGCAATATTAGAAGGTTACCATACGTTGCTGACTATCGGACGCTATCCAATCTGCTATATCAATATTGAAATGGATCCGATACTTGTAGATGTCAACGTACATCCGACAAAATTAGAAGTCCGTTTATCAAAAGAAGAACAACTGTATCAATTGATTGTTGAAAAAATTCAAGATGCCTTTAAAGACAAAATTTTAATTCCGCATAATGATGAAAATAAACTGCATAAGAAAAATAAAGTATTGGAAACTTTTGAGCAGCAAAAACTGGACTTTGAAAAGCGCCAAGCTGAGCAGCAGGCTGATGACAATACAGAAGATAGTACAAATGAAAGTCAAAACGATAATGCAGCAACTGACCATAATGCAGGACAAAATGATTCGCACGTTGCAGAAACCAATGACAGTACAGATTATCAAAATGCGCAAAAAGCAGTTTTATCGGATATGGATGATTATGAGACTAATGATTTTGATACTGAGGCTGAAGATGATAATGAAAATGAAGCGGCACAAATACAAGATGTAAGAGAAACACAAAATGCACAACCGAAACACCGAGTGCCATATATGGAAGTAGTAGGTCAAGTGCATGGTACTTATATCATTGCGCAAAATGAAACAGGTATGTTTATGATTGATCAGCACGCAGCACAAGAACGTATTAAATACGAATACTTCAGAGATAAAATCGGTGAAGTTACGAATGAAGTACAAAATCTGTTGCTGCCGATGACATTCCACTTTTCTAAAGATGAACAAATGATTATTAATGAGTTTAAAGATGAATTGGATAAAGTCGGGGTACATTTAGAACCTTTCGGCAGTCATGATTATATCGTCAACAGCTATCCTGTGTGGTTCCCTAAAGAAGAAGCACAAGAGATTATTCAAGATATGGTGGAATATGTTTTAGAACATAAGAAAGTAGATATTAAAAAAATCAGAGAAGCAGCAGCAATTATGATGAGTTGCAAAAAGTCGATTAAAGCCAACCATTATTTAAGAAATCAAGAAATGGCCGACTTGATTGACCAATTGCGGGAAATGGAAGACCCGTTCACATGTCCGCACGGTCGCCCGATTATCATCAGCTTTTCAAACTATGAAATGGAACGTTTATTCAAGCGTATTCAGTAA
- the opp4B gene encoding oligopeptide ABC transporter permease, whose translation MIQLIIRRLLLMIPLLFLISIVIFGISKLQPGDAFTGQASSSDSSSAYYEQQRKKLGYDQPIHVQYIKWAEHIVHGDLGESVRFKRPVIDLIKERMPNTIRLGTLTLIFTYILAFPLGILSGRKPYSPLDYSIQVANYFLLALPSFVAGVFAIYLFAFQLNLFPFQGSVTMGLEEGTFAYYMSKLYHALLPALILGVMSTAGYVQFLRNDMIENARKDYVRTARSNGISENKIYNKHILRNSIIPIVTFFGGDVLSIFGGAVIIETIFSYPGIGKLLIEAISGKDYPLMMALLLFFAFSGLLANLISDITYSIVDPRIKSN comes from the coding sequence ATGATTCAGTTAATCATTCGTCGTTTATTATTGATGATACCGTTACTGTTTTTGATTTCAATTGTGATTTTCGGTATCTCTAAATTACAACCGGGTGATGCATTTACAGGACAAGCATCATCATCTGACAGTTCTTCAGCATATTATGAACAGCAAAGAAAGAAATTAGGTTATGACCAACCGATTCATGTGCAATATATCAAGTGGGCAGAACATATTGTACATGGAGATTTAGGCGAATCAGTCCGATTTAAAAGACCTGTAATCGATTTAATTAAAGAAAGAATGCCTAATACGATTAGACTTGGAACATTAACCTTAATATTTACGTATATTTTAGCTTTTCCGCTTGGTATCTTATCAGGACGAAAACCTTATTCGCCATTAGATTACTCGATACAAGTTGCTAACTATTTCTTGTTGGCATTGCCTTCATTTGTGGCAGGTGTCTTTGCGATTTATTTATTCGCATTCCAATTGAATTTATTCCCATTCCAAGGGTCTGTAACGATGGGATTAGAAGAAGGCACTTTTGCTTATTATATGAGTAAACTTTATCATGCTTTATTGCCGGCATTGATTTTAGGTGTAATGTCTACGGCTGGATATGTACAATTCTTGCGTAACGATATGATTGAAAATGCACGTAAAGATTATGTCCGAACAGCACGTTCAAATGGGATTTCTGAAAATAAAATTTATAATAAACATATTTTAAGAAACTCAATTATCCCTATTGTGACATTCTTCGGTGGAGATGTGCTTTCTATTTTCGGCGGTGCCGTAATCATTGAAACGATTTTTTCATATCCAGGAATCGGTAAATTGCTGATTGAAGCAATCAGCGGTAAAGATTATCCTCTCATGATGGCGTTACTATTATTCTTCGCATTCTCAGGACTGCTTGCGAACTTAATCTCTGATATCACATATAGTATCGTCGACCCTAGAATTAAGAGCAACTAA
- a CDS encoding glycerol-3-phosphate responsive antiterminator, whose product MKPHILPAIREMRDLEKLVKTDYKRCVLLDAHIGHLKSIMDLLKQHKMQTYIHVDLTRGVAHDEFGCEYLIQSFKPEGIVSTKPKVIKKAKTLKVTTILRVFVIDSHALNRSIALIKQVQPDFVDVLPGVASKVIQKVYDETKTPVIAGGLIDQPEEVAAAVSSGAEYVTTSNKTLW is encoded by the coding sequence GTGAAGCCACATATTTTACCGGCAATTCGTGAGATGAGAGATTTAGAAAAGTTGGTGAAGACTGACTATAAAAGATGTGTATTGTTAGATGCCCATATCGGTCATTTGAAAAGTATTATGGACTTGTTGAAACAACATAAAATGCAGACGTACATTCATGTGGATTTGACAAGAGGTGTCGCACATGATGAATTCGGATGCGAATATTTGATTCAAAGCTTCAAACCTGAAGGAATAGTGTCAACGAAACCTAAAGTTATTAAAAAAGCGAAGACATTAAAGGTGACTACGATTTTACGTGTGTTTGTCATCGACAGCCATGCACTCAATCGCAGTATTGCTTTAATCAAGCAAGTACAGCCTGATTTTGTGGATGTACTGCCAGGTGTTGCCAGCAAGGTGATTCAAAAGGTTTACGATGAAACAAAGACACCAGTTATTGCCGGCGGGTTGATTGATCAGCCAGAAGAAGTAGCAGCAGCGGTATCGAGCGGTGCGGAATATGTTACAACCAGCAATAAAACATTATGGTAA
- the mutS gene encoding DNA mismatch repair protein MutS, translating into MTNVTPMMQQYLKIKSQYQDCLLFFRLGDFYEMFYEDAKVASRVLEITLTKRDAKKENPIPMCGVPYHSAESYIETLIENGYKVAICEQMEDPKVTKGMVRREVIRVVTPGTIMNQGGVDEKQNNYILSFIREADNIALSYCDVSTGELKVTHFNDESMLLNEITTINPNEIVTAEAVEASLKQQMSLATETLTVVDDISNENYAVNQVEDTLMHHTVQVLLDYIHHTQKRNLEHIEDAKVYEAVDYMKMDYYAKRNLELTESIRLKSKKGTLLWLMDQTKTPMGARRLKQWIDRPLIYKQAINERLDAVSQLIDRFIERDTLRNYLNQVYDIERLVGRVSYGNVNARDLIQLKHSIAEIPNIKALLDAFDDQLPEQFRQLEPLNDLLELLEHSLVEEPPISVKDGGLFKQGFNEQLDEYLEASINGKQWLAQLQAKERERTGIRSLKISFNKVFGYFIEITRANLKGFEPSDYGYTRKQTLSNAERFITDELKEKEDLILGAEDKAVELEYQLFVKLREAVKVYTERLQKQAKLISEIDCLQSFAEIAQKYNYVRPKFSDDKTLDLVDSRHPVVERVMDYNDYVPNDCRLDDEQFIYLITGPNMSGKSTYMRQIAIISIMAQMGAYVPCSEAVLPIFDQIFTRIGAADDLVSGKSTFMVEMLEAQKALTYATEDSLIIFDEIGRGTSTFDGLALAQAMIEYVAQTSHAKTLFSTHYHELTTLDQSLACLKNVHVAANEYKGELIFLHKVKDGAVDDSYGIQVAKLADLPDQVIERAQVILDAFEANDKSQPQIPSYEGAEKNEAAVSETNQSQEDKNAPEEQQQPGFQQGTFDLFDTVPKESEVELELKQLNISNMTPLQALNKLSELQNQLK; encoded by the coding sequence ATGACAAATGTAACGCCGATGATGCAGCAATATTTAAAAATAAAATCTCAATATCAAGACTGCTTACTGTTTTTCAGATTAGGCGATTTTTATGAAATGTTTTATGAAGATGCGAAAGTGGCTTCTAGAGTATTAGAGATTACGCTGACAAAAAGGGATGCGAAAAAAGAAAATCCTATTCCAATGTGCGGAGTGCCTTACCACTCTGCAGAAAGTTATATTGAAACGTTAATAGAAAACGGATATAAAGTAGCCATTTGCGAACAAATGGAAGATCCGAAAGTTACAAAAGGTATGGTACGCCGAGAAGTAATCCGTGTAGTTACACCAGGAACAATTATGAACCAAGGCGGCGTGGACGAAAAACAAAACAACTATATTTTGAGCTTCATTCGAGAAGCGGACAACATTGCGTTAAGTTATTGTGATGTGTCGACGGGTGAATTAAAGGTGACGCATTTCAATGATGAAAGTATGCTGCTGAATGAGATTACAACGATTAATCCTAATGAGATTGTCACTGCTGAAGCAGTAGAAGCATCGTTGAAGCAGCAAATGTCATTGGCTACAGAAACATTAACGGTTGTGGATGACATCAGCAATGAAAATTATGCTGTGAACCAAGTAGAAGATACATTAATGCATCATACGGTACAAGTACTGTTAGATTATATCCACCATACGCAAAAGCGTAATTTAGAACATATTGAAGACGCAAAAGTATATGAAGCTGTCGATTATATGAAAATGGATTATTACGCTAAACGCAACTTAGAATTGACTGAAAGCATTCGTTTGAAATCTAAAAAAGGAACATTGTTATGGTTGATGGATCAAACGAAGACACCAATGGGTGCACGTCGCTTAAAACAATGGATTGACCGACCATTAATCTATAAACAAGCCATCAATGAACGCTTAGATGCTGTGTCGCAATTGATTGATCGTTTTATTGAACGCGATACACTGCGCAATTATTTAAACCAAGTGTATGATATTGAAAGATTAGTCGGACGTGTCAGTTACGGTAATGTGAATGCGCGTGATTTGATTCAGCTTAAACATTCAATTGCTGAGATACCGAATATCAAAGCATTATTAGATGCGTTTGATGACCAATTGCCAGAACAGTTCAGACAGTTGGAACCTTTAAACGATTTGCTAGAACTGTTGGAACATAGTCTTGTTGAGGAACCGCCGATTTCAGTGAAAGACGGAGGCTTGTTTAAACAGGGCTTTAATGAACAATTAGATGAATACTTAGAAGCATCAATCAACGGTAAACAATGGTTGGCACAGCTTCAAGCGAAAGAAAGAGAACGTACAGGTATTCGTTCGCTGAAAATCAGCTTTAACAAAGTATTCGGCTACTTTATAGAAATTACACGTGCAAACTTAAAAGGCTTTGAGCCTTCAGACTATGGTTATACACGTAAACAAACATTATCGAATGCAGAACGTTTTATTACGGATGAATTAAAAGAAAAAGAAGATTTGATTTTAGGGGCTGAAGATAAAGCAGTAGAACTTGAATATCAGCTTTTTGTGAAATTAAGAGAAGCGGTCAAAGTGTATACTGAGCGTCTTCAAAAACAAGCAAAATTAATTTCTGAAATTGATTGCCTGCAAAGCTTTGCGGAAATTGCTCAAAAATACAATTATGTCAGACCAAAATTCAGCGATGATAAAACATTAGACTTAGTTGATTCCCGCCACCCTGTAGTAGAGCGTGTCATGGATTATAATGATTATGTTCCTAATGATTGCCGCTTAGATGATGAACAGTTCATTTATTTGATTACAGGGCCGAATATGTCAGGTAAATCTACTTATATGCGCCAAATCGCAATTATCAGTATTATGGCGCAAATGGGCGCTTATGTACCATGCAGCGAAGCAGTACTGCCGATTTTTGATCAAATCTTTACACGTATCGGTGCTGCAGATGACTTAGTATCTGGTAAAAGTACCTTTATGGTTGAAATGCTGGAAGCACAAAAAGCTTTAACATATGCGACAGAAGACAGCTTGATTATTTTTGATGAGATTGGACGCGGCACATCAACTTTTGATGGGCTGGCTCTTGCGCAAGCAATGATTGAATATGTCGCACAAACATCTCATGCGAAGACGTTATTCTCGACACATTATCATGAGCTTACGACATTAGATCAGTCATTGGCATGTTTGAAAAATGTACATGTTGCCGCAAATGAATATAAAGGCGAACTTATCTTCTTGCATAAAGTAAAAGATGGCGCTGTAGATGACAGTTATGGTATTCAAGTCGCAAAACTTGCAGATTTGCCGGATCAAGTGATTGAACGTGCTCAGGTGATCTTAGATGCCTTTGAAGCGAACGATAAATCACAACCGCAAATTCCTAGTTATGAAGGTGCAGAAAAGAATGAAGCAGCAGTCTCTGAAACAAACCAATCTCAAGAAGATAAAAATGCACCAGAAGAACAGCAGCAACCCGGTTTCCAACAAGGAACATTTGATTTGTTTGATACTGTACCTAAAGAAAGCGAAGTCGAATTGGAATTAAAACAATTAAACATATCTAATATGACACCGCTTCAAGCACTCAACAAACTCAGCGAACTCCAAAACCAATTAAAATAG
- a CDS encoding glycerophosphodiester phosphodiesterase → MKLKKSVITSLAVSVTLLTGSQAVLASGGGGIGPASNGHSNVNKATSHKPQNILNKNVAIAHRGASGYAPEHTFFAYDKAKNELNADYIELDLQMTKDGNLIAMHDETVDRTTGGKFHGPVKNYTTAQLKQMDVGTSFNVANPQYADPKYSGAKIPTLDEILDRYGKNTNYYIETKSPDVYPGMEEKLLQTLNKHGLLTPNKLQNEQVVVQSFSQESLLKMKRLNPNVPLIQLTDKAQLGTYTDQDLDYIASYAKGVGPEYHDATAANVEKMHRHHLLVHPYTVNTVPEMQQLINNNVDGAFSNYIDQYVKLRDQSQNKTAY, encoded by the coding sequence ATGAAACTAAAAAAATCAGTCATTACTTCATTAGCAGTATCAGTTACTTTATTAACCGGTTCTCAAGCAGTACTCGCTAGCGGAGGCGGCGGTATCGGTCCTGCTTCAAACGGCCACAGCAACGTTAACAAAGCTACATCGCACAAACCTCAAAACATTCTTAACAAAAATGTCGCAATTGCACACCGCGGCGCAAGCGGTTATGCACCTGAACATACTTTCTTCGCTTACGATAAAGCCAAAAACGAACTCAATGCAGACTACATAGAGCTAGATTTGCAGATGACAAAAGATGGCAATTTAATCGCAATGCATGATGAAACTGTTGATCGTACAACAGGCGGTAAATTCCATGGACCTGTCAAAAACTACACCACTGCTCAATTGAAACAAATGGATGTCGGTACTTCATTCAATGTTGCGAATCCTCAATATGCCGACCCTAAATACAGCGGTGCTAAAATTCCTACATTAGATGAAATCTTAGACCGTTACGGCAAAAACACAAACTACTATATCGAAACAAAATCACCAGATGTGTATCCTGGTATGGAAGAAAAATTGCTTCAAACTTTAAATAAGCATGGATTATTGACACCGAATAAACTTCAAAACGAACAAGTCGTCGTACAATCTTTCTCACAAGAAAGCTTGTTGAAAATGAAACGTCTCAATCCGAATGTACCGTTGATTCAATTGACAGATAAAGCACAATTAGGCACATACACAGATCAAGACTTAGATTATATTGCATCATATGCTAAAGGTGTCGGCCCTGAATATCATGATGCTACAGCAGCAAATGTAGAAAAAATGCATCGCCATCATCTGTTAGTACACCCTTATACTGTCAATACAGTCCCTGAAATGCAACAATTAATCAATAACAATGTTGATGGTGCCTTCTCTAACTACATCGATCAATATGTAAAACTTAGAGACCAATCTCAAAACAAAACAGCTTACTAA
- a CDS encoding MIP/aquaporin family protein — protein sequence MSPYFAEFLGTAILILFGGGVVANLNLVKSKGFGSDWINISLGWGLAVTLGVYAVGTFSGAHLNPAVTVAFAMDGGIEWFKVPGYMICQTLGGVVGGALVWLMYLPHWKATDDQGAKLAVFCTAPGIKNYYANFLSEIIGTAALTLGLMFIGINKFTDGLNPIIVGGLIVAIGISLGGPTGYAINPARDLGPRIAHALLPIAGKGNSQWSYAIVPVLGPIAGGMLGACIYRAAYKGSFDMLSVAAIVLTAITLVLGLVLNKVDKKDIETIY from the coding sequence ATGAGTCCATATTTTGCGGAATTTTTGGGCACTGCCATTTTGATTTTATTCGGGGGCGGTGTAGTTGCGAACCTTAACCTTGTTAAATCAAAAGGTTTCGGCAGCGACTGGATTAATATTTCGCTTGGATGGGGGCTTGCTGTGACATTAGGGGTGTATGCAGTAGGCACATTTTCAGGCGCACATTTGAATCCGGCTGTAACGGTAGCTTTTGCTATGGATGGCGGTATAGAATGGTTTAAAGTACCAGGCTATATGATTTGCCAAACGTTAGGCGGTGTAGTCGGCGGTGCATTAGTTTGGCTGATGTATTTGCCGCATTGGAAAGCAACGGATGATCAAGGTGCTAAGCTAGCAGTATTTTGTACAGCACCAGGTATTAAAAATTATTATGCCAACTTTTTAAGTGAGATTATCGGTACCGCTGCTTTGACATTAGGTTTGATGTTTATCGGTATCAATAAATTTACAGATGGTTTGAACCCGATTATTGTAGGGGGCTTGATTGTTGCTATCGGTATCAGTTTAGGGGGACCTACGGGTTATGCGATTAATCCGGCACGTGACTTAGGCCCGAGAATTGCACATGCGCTTTTACCAATTGCAGGCAAAGGCAATTCACAATGGTCCTATGCGATTGTACCGGTATTAGGTCCGATTGCAGGCGGTATGTTAGGGGCTTGTATTTACAGAGCCGCATACAAAGGTTCATTCGATATGCTTTCAGTCGCAGCCATTGTCCTGACAGCAATCACTTTAGTTTTAGGTCTGGTATTGAACAAGGTTGATAAGAAAGACATCGAAACGATATATTAG
- the thiW gene encoding energy coupling factor transporter S component ThiW translates to MKIRKLTITAMFIAINVVLSSLIIIPLGPIKAAPIQHMINVLCAVFVGPWFGLAQAFLSSVIRMMFGTGSAFAFPGSMIGVLLASLLYRYRKHLFMAAIGEVIGTGFIGSFMCIPLAFVLGLQGIAIKPLMAAFIASSALGASISYVLLMILFKKGKLSRWLPKD, encoded by the coding sequence GTGAAGATAAGAAAACTTACTATAACTGCTATGTTCATCGCCATTAATGTTGTCTTAAGCAGTCTGATTATTATACCGCTCGGACCTATTAAAGCGGCACCGATTCAACATATGATTAATGTGTTATGTGCTGTATTTGTAGGACCGTGGTTCGGACTTGCTCAAGCATTTCTATCCTCAGTCATTCGCATGATGTTCGGTACAGGTTCAGCATTTGCATTTCCCGGCAGTATGATCGGTGTATTACTAGCGAGCTTGTTGTATCGTTACCGTAAACATTTGTTTATGGCCGCAATCGGCGAAGTCATCGGTACAGGTTTCATCGGCAGTTTTATGTGTATTCCTTTGGCTTTTGTCTTAGGACTGCAAGGGATTGCCATTAAACCTTTAATGGCCGCATTTATCGCATCAAGTGCTTTAGGTGCATCCATTAGTTATGTACTGCTTATGATTTTATTTAAAAAAGGCAAGCTGTCCAGATGGCTGCCGAAAGACTGA
- the miaB gene encoding tRNA (N6-isopentenyl adenosine(37)-C2)-methylthiotransferase MiaB encodes MNEEQRKAGSLDVIAHRNKKEKDYSQYFETVYQPPSLKEAKKRGKEEVHYNRDFQIDEKYKNMGKGRTFFIKTYGCQMNAHDTEVMAGIFEALGYTLADEMLKADVILLNTCAIRENAENKVFSEIGNLKHLKRDRPDCLIGVCGCMSQEESVVNKILKSFQNVDMIFGTHNIHKLPEILEEAYLSKAMVIDVWSKEGDVIENLPKVRDDYFKAWVNIMYGCDKFCTYCIVPFTRGKERSRRPQDIIDEVRDLARRGYKEITLLGQNVNSYGKDLKDMDYGLGDLFEAISKIDIPRVRFTTSHPWDFTDHMIEVIAKGGNIVPHIHLPVQSGNDAVLKIMGRKYTRESYLDLVHRIKAAIPDVALTTDIIVGYPNETEEQFEETLSLYDEVEFEHAYTYLYSQRDGTPAARMKDNVATDVKKARLQRLNKKVGYYSERALKAYEGQVVTVLCEGSSKKDDTVLAGYTDKNKLVNFKGPKEVIGKLVDVKIDEAKQYSLNGTFLHVHESNAVKA; translated from the coding sequence GTGAATGAAGAACAAAGAAAAGCGGGTTCTTTGGACGTAATTGCACACCGAAACAAGAAAGAGAAAGATTATAGTCAATACTTCGAAACAGTTTACCAGCCTCCTAGTTTAAAAGAAGCTAAAAAACGCGGTAAAGAAGAAGTGCATTATAATCGTGATTTCCAAATAGATGAGAAATATAAAAACATGGGTAAAGGCCGTACGTTCTTTATTAAAACGTATGGTTGCCAAATGAATGCGCACGACACTGAAGTAATGGCAGGTATTTTTGAAGCTTTAGGTTATACATTAGCAGATGAAATGTTAAAAGCAGATGTAATCTTGTTAAATACTTGTGCGATTCGTGAAAATGCGGAAAACAAAGTATTTAGTGAAATCGGTAATTTAAAACACTTGAAACGCGATCGTCCAGATTGCCTAATCGGTGTTTGCGGTTGTATGTCGCAAGAAGAATCAGTCGTGAATAAAATATTGAAGTCATTCCAAAATGTGGATATGATTTTCGGTACGCACAATATTCATAAATTACCAGAGATTTTAGAAGAAGCATATTTATCTAAAGCAATGGTCATTGATGTTTGGTCTAAAGAAGGCGATGTTATCGAGAACCTTCCGAAAGTCCGCGACGACTATTTCAAAGCATGGGTTAATATTATGTATGGCTGCGATAAGTTCTGTACATATTGTATTGTGCCGTTTACACGCGGTAAAGAGCGCAGTCGCCGTCCGCAAGATATTATTGATGAAGTGCGTGATTTAGCTCGCAGAGGCTATAAAGAAATTACTTTATTAGGTCAAAACGTCAACTCATACGGTAAAGACTTAAAAGACATGGATTATGGTTTAGGCGATTTATTTGAAGCGATTTCTAAAATCGATATTCCGCGTGTCCGTTTTACTACCAGCCACCCATGGGACTTTACAGATCATATGATTGAAGTAATTGCTAAGGGCGGCAATATCGTACCGCACATCCATTTACCTGTTCAATCTGGTAATGATGCTGTATTGAAAATTATGGGACGCAAATATACACGCGAAAGTTATTTAGATTTAGTACATCGTATTAAAGCTGCAATTCCTGATGTTGCATTAACAACTGATATTATTGTCGGCTATCCGAATGAAACAGAAGAACAATTCGAAGAAACATTATCATTATATGATGAAGTTGAATTCGAACATGCTTATACTTATCTTTATTCACAGCGTGATGGTACACCGGCTGCACGAATGAAAGATAACGTAGCAACAGACGTTAAAAAAGCACGCTTGCAGCGCTTAAATAAAAAAGTCGGTTATTATTCTGAACGTGCACTTAAAGCTTATGAAGGTCAAGTTGTGACTGTATTATGCGAAGGCAGCAGTAAGAAAGACGACACGGTATTAGCAGGTTACACTGATAAAAATAAATTAGTTAACTTTAAAGGACCTAAAGAAGTCATCGGCAAACTTGTTGATGTGAAAATCGACGAAGCGAAACAGTATTCACTAAACGGTACATTCTTGCATGTTCATGAAAGCAATGCGGTGAAAGCGTAA